In one window of Dyella thiooxydans DNA:
- the cls gene encoding cardiolipin synthase, with protein MLTDLIALSALCLHVLGAIVAMHAVVHARTPQGAMAWALGLVLLPYVTLVPYLYLGSSQVHGYLETPRRLPGAPPVEAGTHPACLRLDALATLAGRPFRRGHALELLVNGEAAFDAMFAAIASARHEVLAQFFIVHDDTLGKRFARALLDRAAAGVRVHLLYDGIGSHELPESYVDALRSGGVEVHAFAGRRWRNRFQLNFRNHRKLLVIDGAQGFVGGLNVGDEYLGARPPLSPWRDTHLGFAGPAVTDLRQAFADDWRWTTGMRLPDGTPTPPQGDASLLVVTSGPADPQETGSLCFTALIHAARERLWLSTPYFVPDAAVMAALQLAVLRGVDVRVLIPSRPDHRGVFLASTLHAHEAVQRGIGIYRYQPGFLHQKALLVDGHTAAIGSMNLDSRSFRLNFELSAIAVDDGFARAVEAMLQKDLALCRPVTEAEYRQAPYLRRVAMHVARLFDPIL; from the coding sequence ATGCTCACCGACCTCATCGCCCTGTCGGCACTCTGCCTGCACGTGTTGGGCGCGATCGTGGCGATGCACGCGGTGGTGCATGCGCGCACGCCGCAGGGAGCGATGGCATGGGCACTCGGCCTGGTACTGCTGCCGTACGTGACGCTGGTGCCCTACCTCTACCTCGGCTCGAGCCAGGTGCATGGTTACCTGGAAACGCCGCGGCGACTGCCCGGCGCTCCGCCGGTGGAAGCCGGCACGCATCCGGCCTGCCTGCGCCTGGATGCGCTCGCCACGCTGGCCGGGCGCCCGTTCCGGCGCGGCCACGCGCTCGAGCTGCTGGTGAACGGCGAGGCGGCGTTCGATGCGATGTTCGCCGCGATCGCCTCCGCTCGCCACGAGGTGTTGGCGCAGTTCTTCATCGTCCACGACGACACCCTGGGCAAGCGCTTCGCCCGGGCCCTGCTGGACCGGGCGGCCGCGGGCGTGCGCGTGCACCTGCTGTACGACGGCATCGGCAGCCATGAGCTGCCGGAGTCGTACGTCGACGCGTTGCGTAGCGGCGGCGTCGAGGTACACGCCTTCGCCGGACGGCGCTGGCGCAACCGCTTCCAGCTCAACTTCCGCAACCACCGCAAGCTGCTGGTGATCGACGGAGCGCAGGGCTTCGTCGGCGGGCTCAACGTGGGTGACGAATACCTCGGCGCACGCCCGCCCCTGTCGCCGTGGCGCGACACCCACCTGGGCTTTGCCGGGCCGGCCGTGACCGACCTGCGCCAGGCGTTCGCCGACGACTGGCGCTGGACCACCGGCATGCGGCTCCCCGACGGCACCCCCACGCCACCGCAAGGGGATGCCAGCCTGCTGGTGGTGACCAGCGGCCCCGCCGATCCGCAGGAAACCGGCTCACTCTGCTTCACCGCGCTGATCCATGCCGCACGCGAGCGGCTGTGGCTGAGCACGCCCTATTTCGTGCCCGACGCAGCGGTGATGGCCGCGCTGCAGCTGGCGGTGCTGCGGGGCGTCGACGTGCGCGTGCTGATCCCCTCGCGCCCCGATCACCGCGGCGTGTTTCTCGCCTCCACCCTGCACGCACACGAGGCGGTACAGCGCGGCATCGGCATCTATCGCTACCAGCCGGGCTTCCTGCACCAGAAAGCCCTGCTGGTCGACGGCCACACCGCCGCCATCGGCAGCATGAACCTGGACAGCCGGTCGTTCCGGCTGAACTTCGAGCTGAGCGCGATCGCCGTCGACGATGGCTTCGCGCGCGCGGTGGAAGCCATGCTGCAAAAAGATCTGGCGTTATGCCGTCCGGTCACCGAGGCCGAATACCGCCAGGCCCCCTACCTGCGCCGTGTGGCCATGCACGTGGCGCGGCTGTTCGACCCGATTCTCTAG
- a CDS encoding zinc-binding alcohol dehydrogenase family protein, whose product MKAVAYRHSLPIDDVRSLIDVELPDPPAPTGRDLLVRVHAVSVNPVDTKIRRNVDPAGADKVLGWDAAGVVVAVGPEASLFKPGDEVIYAGAIDRAGSNAELQRVDERIVGRKPSSLDFAQAAALPLTSVTAWELLFDRLGVARGEASGTLLVVGAAGGVGSMAVQMARKLTGLTVIGSASRPETQAWVRELGAHHVVDHRHGLLEPVRAVAPEGVDYVMSLTHTEQHYEALVELLRPQGKLGLIDDPATPIDIRAMKRKSISLHWEFMYTRSLFHTADMAAQHRLLQEVADLVDAGALRGTMREHFGTINAANLRRAHAQLESGSTIGKIVLEGFGG is encoded by the coding sequence ATGAAAGCCGTTGCCTATCGCCATTCGCTGCCGATCGACGATGTCCGCAGCCTGATCGACGTCGAACTGCCGGATCCACCGGCACCCACCGGCCGGGATCTGCTGGTGCGGGTGCATGCGGTGTCGGTCAATCCGGTGGATACCAAGATCCGCCGCAACGTGGACCCGGCCGGTGCCGACAAGGTGCTGGGCTGGGACGCGGCCGGCGTGGTGGTGGCGGTTGGTCCCGAGGCCTCGCTGTTCAAGCCCGGCGACGAGGTCATCTACGCCGGCGCCATCGACCGCGCCGGCAGCAATGCCGAGCTGCAACGGGTCGATGAGCGCATCGTCGGACGCAAGCCGTCCTCGCTGGATTTCGCCCAGGCGGCGGCGCTGCCGCTGACTTCGGTGACCGCCTGGGAGCTGCTGTTCGACCGGCTCGGCGTGGCGCGCGGCGAGGCCAGCGGGACGCTGCTGGTGGTCGGTGCGGCGGGCGGCGTGGGTTCGATGGCGGTGCAGATGGCGCGCAAGCTCACCGGGCTGACCGTGATCGGCTCGGCGTCGCGGCCGGAAACCCAGGCCTGGGTGCGCGAGCTGGGCGCCCATCATGTGGTCGATCATCGCCATGGCCTGCTTGAACCGGTGCGTGCGGTGGCGCCGGAGGGCGTCGACTACGTGATGAGCCTGACCCACACCGAGCAGCACTACGAGGCGCTGGTCGAACTGCTCAGGCCGCAGGGGAAGCTGGGACTGATCGACGACCCGGCCACGCCGATCGACATCCGCGCGATGAAGCGCAAGAGCATCTCGCTGCATTGGGAATTCATGTACACGCGCTCGCTGTTCCACACCGCGGACATGGCGGCCCAGCACAGGTTGCTGCAGGAAGTGGCCGACCTGGTCGATGCCGGCGCGTTGCGGGGCACGATGCGCGAGCACTTCGGCACCATCAATGCGGCCAACCTGCGCCGCGCGCACGCCCAGCTGGAGAGCGGCAGCACCATCGGCAAGATCGTCCTGGAAGGATTTGGCGGCTGA
- a CDS encoding energy transducer TonB translates to MSSASLAVARRSRPDQLRVAALSAAIALNLAVLVNAMRPLAPQLSPPASEPRTLTIRWHEPPPPIPPQPPVLDVKPLPVPVPPAPVTRVKPAPVTPPVVAPIESGNVQAPPVSVPTLSPPTHEVTAAPAPIEASLAYRRAPLSFPVQAVRQRMHGTVLLRVLVDEQGKPIDVEIERSSGYTLLDRSARSQVLGGWAFQPAMVDGKPVRAWARVPVNFDLRGE, encoded by the coding sequence ATGTCGTCCGCAAGCCTGGCTGTTGCCCGTCGCTCCCGTCCGGACCAGTTGCGCGTCGCCGCACTGAGTGCCGCCATCGCCCTCAACCTCGCCGTGCTGGTCAACGCCATGCGGCCGCTGGCCCCGCAATTGAGCCCCCCGGCGTCCGAACCGCGCACGCTTACCATCCGCTGGCACGAGCCGCCTCCGCCGATCCCGCCGCAGCCACCGGTGCTGGACGTCAAGCCATTGCCGGTCCCGGTACCACCGGCCCCGGTCACCCGGGTCAAGCCGGCACCCGTGACTCCGCCCGTGGTGGCGCCGATCGAGAGCGGCAATGTGCAGGCTCCGCCGGTCTCCGTGCCGACGCTGTCACCGCCGACCCATGAAGTCACTGCGGCACCCGCACCGATCGAAGCCAGTCTGGCTTATCGGCGCGCGCCGTTGAGCTTCCCCGTTCAGGCGGTGCGCCAGCGCATGCACGGCACTGTGCTGCTGCGCGTGCTGGTGGACGAGCAGGGAAAGCCGATCGACGTGGAGATCGAGCGGAGCAGCGGCTACACGCTGCTCGACCGCAGCGCACGCTCGCAGGTGCTGGGTGGCTGGGCATTCCAGCCCGCCATGGTCGATGGCAAGCCGGTGCGCGCGTGGGCGCGGGTACCGGTGAATTTCGACCTGCGCGGCGAGTAG
- the trhA gene encoding PAQR family membrane homeostasis protein TrhA, producing the protein MVVTAQPFVAVPRYSFGDELASSIVHGIGVLLAIAGLAALVVVSSRYGEARDVIASAVYGTTLVLLYTASTLYHAVPVPSAKPVLRTLDHIAIYLLIAGTYTPFTLIALPGRWGWSLFAAVWTLAAIGSVLEFGMFRRYRKLSVLLYVAMGWIGMVAFRPLAAHLQGGGMALLIAGGVAYTAGVPFYLWRRLPYHHSVWHCFVLAGSVLHYLAILLYVIPAAG; encoded by the coding sequence ATGGTCGTGACCGCACAACCCTTCGTCGCAGTGCCGCGATACAGCTTTGGCGACGAGCTGGCCAGCAGCATCGTGCATGGCATCGGCGTGCTGCTGGCGATCGCCGGCCTGGCGGCGCTGGTGGTGGTGTCCTCGCGCTACGGCGAGGCTCGCGACGTGATCGCCAGTGCGGTGTACGGCACGACCCTGGTGCTGCTGTACACCGCATCCACGCTCTATCACGCGGTGCCCGTGCCATCGGCCAAGCCGGTGCTGCGTACGCTCGATCACATTGCGATCTACCTGCTGATCGCCGGCACCTACACGCCCTTCACCCTGATCGCCCTGCCGGGCCGCTGGGGGTGGAGCCTGTTCGCCGCAGTGTGGACGCTGGCGGCGATCGGCAGCGTGCTGGAGTTCGGCATGTTCCGCCGCTACCGCAAGCTGTCGGTGCTGCTCTACGTGGCGATGGGCTGGATCGGCATGGTCGCCTTCCGGCCGCTGGCGGCGCATCTGCAGGGCGGCGGCATGGCGCTGCTGATCGCCGGCGGCGTCGCCTACACCGCCGGCGTGCCGTTCTACCTCTGGCGGCGGCTCCCGTACCACCATTCGGTGTGGCACTGTTTCGTCCTGGCCGGCAGCGTGCTGCACTACCTGGCGATCCTGCTCTACGTGATCCCGGCCGCGGGCTGA
- a CDS encoding DUF456 domain-containing protein: protein MLGGLAGAVLPALPGIPMIFAGIWLAAAVDGYRHLGLWWLIGLGVLGTFGVAVDFIAGALGARRVGASRQAIWGATLGTFAGLFFGIPGLLLGPFAGALAGELLAGQSVLRSTHVGVGTWLGLLFGTLVKLVVSFAMLGLFALGMLLG from the coding sequence ATGCTCGGCGGCCTGGCCGGTGCCGTGCTGCCGGCGCTGCCCGGTATCCCGATGATCTTCGCCGGCATCTGGCTGGCCGCTGCGGTGGACGGCTACCGCCACCTCGGCCTGTGGTGGCTCATCGGACTCGGCGTGCTCGGCACCTTCGGCGTAGCCGTGGACTTCATCGCCGGCGCGCTCGGTGCCAGGCGGGTGGGCGCCAGCCGTCAGGCCATATGGGGCGCCACGCTGGGTACGTTCGCCGGCCTGTTCTTCGGTATTCCCGGATTGCTGCTGGGCCCTTTCGCCGGGGCGCTCGCCGGCGAGCTGCTGGCCGGCCAGAGCGTGCTGCGGTCCACCCACGTCGGCGTCGGCACCTGGCTCGGCCTGCTGTTCGGCACCCTGGTCAAGCTGGTGGTGTCGTTCGCGATGCTCGGGCTGTTCGCGCTGGGAATGCTGCTGGGCTGA
- a CDS encoding ferredoxin--NADP reductase, producing MVALATERVIDVHHWNDSLFSFRTTRDPGFRFDSGQFVMIGLEVDGRPLMRAYSIASANWEEHLEFFSIKVPNGPLTSRLQHLKPGDEVIVSRKPTGTLVLNDLKPGKRLYLLSTGTGLAPFMSLVRDPETYERFDKVVVAHGVREISDLAYGDYLQNELPQHEYLGEMVREKLIYYPSVSREPFRHQGRITDAIVDGRMAQAIGLPPLDPAMDRAMLCGSQHMLDDTAAILDARGFQVSPRTREPGDYVIERAFVEK from the coding sequence ATGGTGGCTCTCGCAACCGAGCGCGTCATCGACGTGCACCACTGGAACGATTCGCTCTTCAGCTTCCGCACGACCCGCGACCCGGGCTTCCGCTTCGACAGCGGCCAGTTCGTGATGATCGGCCTGGAGGTGGACGGGCGTCCGCTGATGCGCGCCTATTCGATCGCCAGCGCCAACTGGGAGGAGCACCTGGAGTTCTTCTCGATCAAGGTGCCGAACGGCCCGCTGACCTCGCGCCTGCAGCACCTCAAGCCCGGCGACGAGGTCATCGTCAGCCGCAAGCCCACCGGCACCCTGGTGCTGAACGACCTCAAGCCCGGCAAGCGGCTGTACCTGCTCAGCACCGGCACCGGCCTGGCGCCGTTCATGAGCCTGGTGCGCGATCCGGAGACCTACGAGCGCTTCGACAAGGTGGTGGTCGCCCACGGCGTGCGCGAGATCAGCGACCTGGCCTACGGCGACTACCTGCAGAACGAGCTGCCGCAGCACGAGTACCTGGGCGAGATGGTGCGCGAGAAGCTCATCTACTACCCCAGCGTGTCGCGCGAACCGTTCCGCCACCAGGGCCGCATCACGGACGCCATCGTCGACGGCCGCATGGCCCAGGCGATCGGCCTGCCGCCGCTGGATCCGGCGATGGACCGCGCCATGCTGTGCGGCAGTCAGCACATGCTCGACGACACTGCGGCGATTCTCGACGCGCGCGGCTTCCAGGTCTCTCCGCGCACCCGCGAGCCGGGCGACTACGTGATCGAACGGGCCTTCGTCGAGAAGTGA
- the tviB gene encoding Vi polysaccharide biosynthesis UDP-N-acetylglucosamine C-6 dehydrogenase TviB, whose protein sequence is MRQIDQARIAIVGLGYVGLPLAVEFGRHYPTVGFDINASRIEELRAGRDSTLEVDEAELAQATRLAFSAQLSDLEGCNFYIVTVPTPIDAARRPDLTPLVKASEMLGKVIKAGDIVVYESTVYPGCTEEVCVPILERVSGLKFNQDFFAGYSPERINPGDKQHRVTTILKVTSGSTPEVADFVDRVYGSIITAGTHRASSIKVAEAAKVIENTQRDLNIALVNDLAILFNKLGIDTLEVLQAAGTKWNFLPFRPGLVGGHCIGVDPYYLTHKAQEVGHHPDVILAGRRTNDGMGPYVANEVIRLMVRKGINPVHAKILILGLTFKENCPDLRNTRVVDIVQALHGYNADVDVYDPWVDADEAEHEYGLRPIDAPAQGGYDAVIVAVAHHQFVALGAEGVRALGRDGAVIYDVKYVLPREAVDGRL, encoded by the coding sequence ATGCGGCAGATCGACCAGGCAAGGATCGCGATCGTGGGGTTGGGCTATGTCGGCCTGCCGCTTGCGGTCGAGTTCGGCAGGCACTATCCCACCGTCGGTTTCGACATCAATGCTTCGCGCATCGAGGAGCTTCGCGCCGGTCGCGACTCCACCCTCGAGGTGGACGAGGCCGAGCTGGCCCAGGCGACCCGGCTCGCTTTCAGTGCCCAGCTGTCCGACCTGGAGGGCTGCAACTTCTACATCGTCACGGTGCCGACACCGATCGACGCCGCCCGTCGCCCGGACCTGACACCGCTGGTCAAAGCCAGCGAGATGCTCGGCAAGGTGATCAAGGCCGGCGACATCGTGGTGTACGAGTCCACCGTCTACCCGGGCTGCACGGAAGAGGTCTGCGTGCCGATCCTGGAGCGGGTGTCGGGGCTGAAGTTCAACCAGGACTTCTTCGCCGGCTACAGCCCGGAGCGGATCAACCCGGGCGACAAGCAGCATCGCGTCACCACCATCCTCAAGGTGACCTCCGGTTCCACCCCGGAAGTGGCCGATTTCGTCGACCGCGTCTACGGCTCGATCATCACCGCCGGCACCCATCGCGCCAGCTCGATCAAGGTGGCCGAGGCGGCCAAGGTGATCGAGAACACCCAGCGCGACCTCAACATCGCCCTGGTCAACGACCTGGCGATCCTGTTCAACAAGCTCGGCATCGACACGCTGGAAGTGCTGCAGGCGGCGGGCACCAAGTGGAACTTCCTGCCGTTCCGGCCGGGCCTGGTCGGTGGCCACTGCATCGGCGTGGATCCGTATTACCTCACCCACAAGGCGCAGGAGGTCGGCCATCACCCCGATGTGATTCTCGCCGGTCGCCGCACCAACGACGGCATGGGTCCGTACGTAGCCAACGAGGTGATCCGGCTGATGGTGCGCAAGGGCATCAATCCGGTGCACGCGAAGATCCTGATCCTTGGCCTGACCTTCAAGGAAAACTGTCCGGACCTGCGCAACACCCGCGTGGTCGACATCGTGCAGGCGCTGCACGGCTATAACGCCGATGTCGACGTGTACGACCCCTGGGTCGACGCCGACGAGGCCGAGCACGAATACGGTCTGCGTCCCATCGATGCACCGGCGCAGGGCGGCTACGACGCGGTGATCGTGGCAGTCGCCCATCACCAGTTCGTGGCGCTGGGCGCCGAGGGCGTGCGCGCACTGGGGCGCGATGGGGCGGTGATCTACGACGTGAAGTACGTGCTGCCGCGCGAAGCGGTCGACGGGAGATTGTGA
- a CDS encoding SDR family oxidoreductase, whose protein sequence is MERNEVFIPAALQARVRAAQGPWLVTGAAGFIGSNLVETLLRLDQQVIGLDNFATGYQHNLDEVREVVGPDAWSRFRFIEGDIRAFEDCQAACAGVAHVLHQAALGSVPRSIEDPLATHAANATGFLNMLTAARDAGVSSFTYAASSSTYGDEPTLPKVEDRIGRPLSPYAATKLINEIYAEVYARCYGFRAIGLRYFNVFGRRQDPDGAYAAVIPQWIASLIRGDDLFINGDGETTRDFCHVANAVQANLLAALSADEARDRVYNVAVGQRTSLNQLFDLLVGGLREQGVNYDRRPVYRDFRAGDVRHSLADIALAAKHLGYAPTHTIADGLHDAMPWYLQFIARQAG, encoded by the coding sequence ATGGAGCGCAACGAGGTGTTCATTCCTGCCGCATTGCAGGCGCGCGTGCGCGCCGCACAGGGCCCCTGGCTGGTGACCGGCGCGGCGGGTTTCATCGGTTCCAACCTGGTGGAGACGCTGTTGCGGCTCGACCAGCAGGTGATCGGCCTGGACAATTTCGCCACCGGCTACCAGCACAACCTCGACGAGGTGCGGGAGGTCGTCGGGCCGGACGCCTGGTCGCGCTTCCGCTTCATCGAGGGCGACATCCGGGCGTTCGAGGACTGCCAGGCGGCCTGTGCCGGGGTCGCCCATGTGCTGCACCAGGCTGCGCTGGGTTCGGTGCCGCGCTCGATCGAAGATCCCCTGGCCACCCACGCGGCCAACGCGACGGGTTTCCTCAACATGCTGACGGCGGCGCGCGATGCCGGTGTATCCAGCTTCACCTATGCGGCCTCCAGCTCGACCTACGGAGACGAGCCGACCCTGCCGAAGGTGGAGGACCGCATCGGCCGCCCGCTGTCGCCGTATGCCGCCACCAAGCTGATCAACGAGATCTACGCCGAGGTCTACGCGCGCTGCTACGGTTTCCGCGCGATCGGCCTGCGCTACTTCAACGTGTTTGGTCGCCGCCAGGATCCGGATGGTGCCTACGCCGCGGTGATCCCGCAGTGGATCGCCTCGCTGATCCGCGGCGACGACCTGTTCATCAACGGCGATGGCGAGACCACCCGCGACTTCTGTCATGTCGCCAATGCGGTGCAGGCCAACCTGCTGGCCGCGTTGTCCGCCGACGAGGCGCGTGACCGCGTCTACAACGTGGCGGTCGGCCAGCGCACCAGCCTCAACCAGTTGTTCGACCTGCTGGTGGGCGGCCTGCGGGAGCAAGGGGTGAATTACGATCGCCGGCCGGTCTACCGCGATTTCCGCGCTGGCGACGTGCGCCATTCCCTGGCGGATATCGCCCTTGCCGCCAAGCATCTCGGCTACGCACCCACCCACACCATCGCCGATGGCCTGCATGACGCGATGCCCTGGTACCTGCAGTTCATCGCCCGGCAAGCTGGCTGA
- a CDS encoding 4'-phosphopantetheinyl transferase family protein gives MALEQAGIGRVAGAQAWVVVFDTAEWLDGLQQAALTLDAWERARAARFRFEGDRTSYVLAHALWRRVLRMCLGTGPVLPRVSPDALGRPLLPDHPGHVTSLSRSGPFAAVAVARMAAVGLDIECFPARHALDDVLAAIGTPAERQALAGLAGEPWQRAVLGLWTAKEAVLKAWGTGLRFDPALVDTSRSPLPDPSGRPLAWRLLRLSLPAGLIGAIAVPGEPEALSICWLGAAGNIVTYADWTL, from the coding sequence GTGGCTCTGGAGCAGGCGGGGATCGGGCGGGTGGCCGGGGCGCAGGCCTGGGTGGTGGTGTTCGACACCGCCGAGTGGTTGGACGGTCTGCAGCAGGCGGCTTTGACGCTGGATGCGTGGGAGCGGGCGCGCGCCGCGCGCTTCCGGTTCGAGGGCGACCGCACCAGTTACGTTCTCGCCCACGCGCTCTGGCGCCGGGTGCTCCGGATGTGCCTCGGCACCGGTCCGGTGCTGCCGCGTGTGTCGCCTGACGCGCTGGGGCGGCCGCTGCTTCCCGACCATCCCGGTCATGTGACCAGCTTGAGCCGATCCGGACCATTCGCGGCAGTCGCCGTGGCCCGGATGGCAGCCGTTGGCTTGGATATCGAGTGCTTTCCGGCGCGCCACGCGCTGGACGACGTGTTGGCGGCGATCGGTACGCCGGCCGAGCGGCAGGCGCTGGCCGGGCTTGCCGGCGAGCCCTGGCAGCGGGCGGTGCTGGGGCTATGGACAGCCAAGGAGGCGGTGCTCAAGGCCTGGGGCACCGGACTCAGATTCGATCCGGCCCTGGTCGACACGTCGCGAAGCCCGCTACCCGACCCCTCCGGGCGACCGTTGGCATGGAGGCTGCTTCGGCTGTCGTTGCCGGCCGGCCTGATCGGTGCCATCGCCGTCCCCGGCGAACCCGAGGCGCTCAGCATCTGCTGGCTCGGCGCCGCCGGGAACATCGTCACATATGCCGACTGGACACTGTAA
- a CDS encoding TIGR03013 family XrtA/PEP-CTERM system glycosyltransferase: MFRSSKNSGLRWLLLLAVIELLLLSVSLYVAARLRYPGAPEDLARFTRSLVLRSLVFAAVLMLGLAALGQYQLNMRTSWFGLLARQAVGFCFGAVMLVVLYYVFPQAYVGRGVFGIGLAVGFALVTGFRLVFQHLTEVEGLKRRILILGAGQRAAEVHSRMRRRSDRRGFIVVGFLPRASEEVCVPAEHLLDPQHTLLQWVNERQVDEVVVGVEDRRGNLPMTDLLELRQIGVEVTDLTTFVEREAGRVQLSFTDPSWLVFSGGFDSTPLRRFSKRCFDLFAAVVVLLLTWPFMLLTALAIRMESGRGQPILYRQERVGARGKTFWLTKFRSMATDAERDGVARWASKNDDRVTRVGRFIRKTRLDELPQLWNVVKGDMSFIGPRPERPQFVADLSRKIRYYEVRHCLKPGLAGWAQLRYPYGASDEDAAEKLKYDLYYVKNHNLLFDLLILIQTVEVVLFGRGAR; this comes from the coding sequence ATGTTTCGCTCATCCAAGAATAGCGGCCTTCGCTGGCTGCTATTGCTTGCCGTCATCGAACTGCTGCTACTGAGCGTGTCGCTCTACGTAGCTGCACGTCTTCGCTACCCGGGGGCGCCTGAAGATCTCGCGCGCTTCACCCGCTCGCTGGTGCTGCGATCGCTGGTGTTTGCCGCCGTGCTCATGCTCGGACTGGCTGCGCTGGGGCAGTACCAGTTGAACATGCGGACCAGCTGGTTCGGCCTGCTGGCCAGGCAGGCCGTCGGCTTCTGCTTCGGCGCGGTGATGCTGGTGGTGTTGTACTACGTCTTTCCCCAGGCATACGTCGGCCGCGGCGTGTTCGGTATCGGGCTGGCGGTGGGTTTCGCGCTGGTCACCGGATTCCGTCTGGTGTTCCAGCACCTGACCGAAGTCGAGGGTCTCAAGCGCCGGATCCTTATCCTTGGCGCGGGCCAGCGTGCGGCCGAGGTGCACAGTCGCATGCGCCGCCGCTCCGATCGCCGTGGGTTCATCGTGGTCGGTTTCCTGCCTCGGGCCAGCGAGGAGGTCTGCGTGCCGGCCGAGCATCTGCTCGATCCGCAGCACACCCTGCTGCAGTGGGTGAACGAGCGCCAGGTGGACGAGGTCGTGGTGGGCGTGGAGGATCGTCGCGGCAACCTGCCGATGACCGACCTGCTGGAGTTGCGCCAGATCGGCGTCGAGGTGACCGATCTGACGACCTTCGTCGAGCGCGAGGCCGGTCGCGTCCAGCTTTCCTTTACCGATCCGTCCTGGCTGGTGTTCTCCGGCGGCTTCGACTCGACCCCGCTGCGCCGTTTCAGCAAGCGCTGTTTCGACCTGTTTGCCGCGGTCGTCGTGCTGTTGCTGACCTGGCCGTTCATGCTGCTGACGGCGTTGGCGATCCGCATGGAATCCGGTCGCGGCCAGCCCATCCTGTACCGGCAGGAGCGGGTCGGTGCCCGTGGCAAGACCTTCTGGCTGACCAAGTTCCGCAGCATGGCGACCGATGCCGAGCGCGATGGCGTCGCCCGCTGGGCGAGCAAGAACGACGACCGCGTGACGCGGGTGGGGCGCTTCATCCGCAAGACGCGCCTGGACGAGCTGCCGCAGCTGTGGAACGTGGTGAAGGGCGACATGAGTTTCATCGGTCCGCGGCCGGAGCGTCCCCAGTTCGTGGCCGACCTGAGCCGCAAGATCCGCTATTACGAGGTCCGGCACTGCCTCAAGCCCGGTCTCGCAGGCTGGGCGCAACTGCGTTACCCGTATGGCGCCTCGGATGAGGATGCCGCGGAAAAGCTCAAGTACGACCTCTACTACGTCAAGAACCACAATCTCTTGTTCGACCTGCTGATCCTCATCCAGACCGTAGAGGTCGTCCTGTTCGGTCGCGGCGCGCGTTGA
- a CDS encoding class I SAM-dependent methyltransferase gives MDEKTASDSPASPGDFPLQTHDSRPRRLAKAAAGYVLSVLRPDIARKLEAGSAPRNRIERLVLAGLVARYRSSGSMDRLMPQHSRYWEGESAVLFHAVTEARCRDEFHRVHGFVPDMLGRLTEATGLRSICEIGCGSGVVLAELGSALPQLHELIGLDLSAEQTAINRSRHRDPRFAFAHGDACQWIPRHARPGTIFMTYGGVFEYFAESAMRALLQDIASLAPAALMLIEPIALDHDLERDAHSRPYGDELSLSHNYPRLLAQSGFTLLERRECTDGGLRWLAMTATSAPPP, from the coding sequence GTGGATGAAAAGACCGCGAGCGACTCGCCCGCCTCGCCGGGGGATTTCCCGCTGCAGACCCACGATTCGCGACCGCGCCGGCTGGCCAAGGCGGCCGCTGGCTACGTTCTGTCGGTCCTGCGCCCGGACATCGCACGGAAGCTGGAAGCGGGATCCGCACCCCGCAACCGGATCGAGCGGCTGGTGCTGGCGGGGCTGGTGGCCCGCTATCGGTCATCGGGGAGCATGGATCGCCTGATGCCGCAGCACAGCCGCTATTGGGAAGGCGAATCGGCCGTGCTGTTCCACGCGGTGACCGAAGCCCGCTGCCGGGACGAGTTTCACCGCGTGCACGGCTTCGTCCCGGACATGCTCGGCCGTTTGACGGAAGCCACGGGGCTGCGCTCGATCTGCGAGATCGGCTGCGGTTCGGGCGTGGTCCTGGCCGAGCTCGGTTCGGCACTGCCGCAACTGCACGAGCTGATCGGCCTGGACCTGTCGGCAGAACAGACCGCGATCAATCGTTCGCGCCATCGCGACCCGCGTTTCGCGTTCGCTCACGGCGACGCCTGCCAATGGATTCCGCGGCATGCCCGTCCCGGGACGATCTTCATGACGTACGGCGGCGTGTTCGAGTATTTCGCCGAGTCCGCGATGCGAGCGCTCCTGCAGGACATCGCCTCGCTCGCGCCGGCCGCCCTGATGCTGATCGAGCCGATCGCCCTCGATCACGACCTTGAGCGCGATGCCCACTCACGCCCTTACGGCGATGAGCTGTCGCTGTCGCACAACTATCCCCGACTGCTGGCGCAATCCGGTTTCACCCTGCTGGAGCGCCGGGAGTGCACCGATGGCGGCCTGCGCTGGCTGGCGATGACCGCCACCAGCGCCCCCCCCCCCTGA